One Ignavibacterium sp. DNA segment encodes these proteins:
- a CDS encoding T9SS type A sorting domain-containing protein: MSKIFVCCLIFVLSSTFFAQQSKEEKLQQLKNRKDVKVTEVEKDILKLEYPNGKVLYKNIRDYQYPESDIQQQVYSPNYDSTIIDLATIDTTLYYQKYKFWQEVPLGNFRTLLVGDVNNNGRPELYGQMKAYTGPYSDIVAYEMNAQGGFSFAHKYDSNTVMARSIIDIDKDSKEELHLIKNAVDTTLQAYVNTFLFYSKNIDSSLATNLAFIFDPIDSSTQQNDNYFGDWDGDALTDQIFYTLNQHINIYEYDPYIPNFDSVFQFDHSMIDLYYGGFSIGDFDQDGKTEFLAGSVHGKVLSIENCGDNCYAPNWQGMVETYNAYLCAETNDIDGNSKKEIWIGGDAFYSGQGITRITIFEANGDNSYEVVGRIDLLGIFSFDAGNIQVIDVDKDGQEEVLFGLDMTVLILKFNGSLNHHTYEVFYYKQHSWETNYMGYYGANLYNLIDDEREELLINMWDDPPGLGSIKWFNWIYKPDFTVQVESEEDILPGSYNIFPAYPNPFNPNTNIKFDVFEASHTTMKVFNVLGKEITTLLDKEMSPGSYSINWEAKDSNGKLLPAGVYLIRFRANNYTKTIKTILLK; this comes from the coding sequence ATGAGTAAAATATTTGTCTGTTGTCTAATATTCGTTTTAAGTAGTACCTTTTTTGCTCAACAAAGCAAAGAAGAAAAACTACAGCAGCTTAAAAACCGTAAAGATGTTAAGGTAACAGAAGTTGAAAAAGATATACTTAAACTTGAATACCCAAATGGAAAGGTGCTTTATAAAAACATTCGTGATTACCAGTATCCAGAATCCGATATCCAGCAACAAGTTTACTCCCCAAACTACGATAGCACAATAATAGACCTTGCAACAATTGATACAACTCTTTATTACCAGAAGTATAAATTCTGGCAGGAAGTACCACTTGGTAATTTTAGAACCTTACTTGTTGGAGATGTCAATAATAATGGTAGACCCGAACTTTATGGTCAGATGAAAGCTTATACTGGACCATATTCCGATATTGTTGCATATGAAATGAATGCGCAAGGTGGTTTTAGTTTTGCTCATAAGTACGATAGCAATACAGTTATGGCAAGATCCATCATTGATATTGATAAAGATAGTAAAGAAGAATTACATTTGATAAAAAATGCAGTAGATACAACTTTGCAAGCATATGTAAACACTTTTTTATTTTATTCTAAAAATATTGATTCTTCTTTAGCAACAAATCTGGCATTTATATTTGATCCTATTGATTCATCGACTCAGCAAAACGATAACTACTTTGGAGATTGGGATGGTGATGCATTAACTGATCAGATATTCTATACCTTGAATCAGCATATAAATATTTATGAATATGATCCATATATTCCCAATTTCGATTCTGTCTTTCAATTCGATCATAGTATGATTGATCTGTACTATGGAGGCTTTTCCATTGGAGATTTCGATCAGGATGGAAAAACAGAATTTTTGGCTGGTAGTGTTCACGGTAAAGTTCTTTCAATAGAAAACTGTGGAGATAACTGTTATGCGCCCAACTGGCAGGGAATGGTTGAAACCTATAATGCATATTTATGTGCTGAAACAAATGACATAGATGGAAACAGCAAAAAAGAAATATGGATTGGCGGGGACGCATTTTACAGCGGACAAGGGATAACAAGAATAACAATTTTTGAAGCCAACGGAGATAATAGCTACGAAGTAGTTGGCAGGATTGACCTGCTAGGAATATTTTCTTTTGATGCAGGAAATATTCAGGTAATTGATGTTGATAAAGATGGACAGGAAGAAGTTCTTTTCGGGCTTGATATGACTGTATTGATTCTGAAGTTTAACGGCAGTCTAAATCATCATACTTATGAAGTATTTTATTACAAGCAGCATAGTTGGGAAACCAATTATATGGGTTACTACGGAGCTAATCTTTACAATTTAATTGATGATGAAAGAGAAGAGTTATTAATAAATATGTGGGATGATCCTCCCGGATTAGGCTCCATTAAATGGTTTAACTGGATTTATAAACCAGACTTCACTGTCCAAGTTGAAAGTGAAGAAGATATACTTCCAGGCAGTTACAATATTTTTCCGGCATACCCCAACCCATTTAATCCGAATACAAATATAAAGTTTGATGTATTTGAGGCATCACATACTACAATGAAAGTATTTAATGTTTTAGGGAAAGAAATAACCACACTATTAGATAAAGAAATGTCTCCCGGTAGTTATTCAATTAACTGGGAAGCAAAGGATAGTAATGGCAAATTGCTACCTGCAGGGGTGTATTTAATTCGGTTTAGAGCCAATAATTACACCAAAACAATAAAAACAATATTACTTAAATAG
- a CDS encoding sugar phosphate nucleotidyltransferase, producing the protein MSENYSKEVYLRARQDSCKFNDTKEAAIILAAGHGKRIKSQTSKMQHKIWEIPTVERVYNACKLGIDNINSVIVVGIKALDVMEVIGKRESNKFAFQEQQNGTGHAVQVALKEIENEFKDGIVYVLPGDMGLLDDESMKKFRNDFISSKKDMMVLTGIYAGDPMQNSYGRIIRTKDINGDGNVVRIMEFKDILALPDDKPYEVTYRSKKYSYTKKELIETNEFNSGVYAFDYKKLVELINKISSNNAQNEIYITDLIELFNQKGYTVGAVSPKEQYVVMGFNDKSVLKEMDEIARRNVYEKLKNIIQIDDPDDFFIHDSVVNDLLEMDKKGIPLDIKIDKGAYVGDGVKLNYNVEIGRAAYIKGNVVFGKNIKIWRIVHLSTFPNQTLTIEDNVKILWGDIIKGNIVIGENSTIESSVNMTGSDEFPLRIGKNVLIKGSSYLFGSIVEDGVSIEHSVLIKKKVKAEKDKNGNIKPVRFYIPETEGKELLSDV; encoded by the coding sequence ATGAGTGAAAATTATTCCAAAGAAGTTTATTTAAGAGCCCGGCAGGATTCATGCAAATTTAACGATACTAAAGAAGCAGCAATAATTCTTGCCGCTGGTCACGGAAAAAGAATTAAATCTCAAACATCAAAAATGCAGCACAAAATTTGGGAAATTCCTACTGTTGAACGTGTTTACAATGCCTGCAAACTTGGCATCGATAACATTAATTCAGTTATTGTTGTTGGCATAAAAGCACTTGATGTTATGGAAGTTATTGGAAAACGCGAATCAAATAAATTTGCATTTCAGGAACAGCAAAATGGAACCGGACACGCAGTACAGGTTGCGCTTAAAGAAATTGAAAACGAGTTTAAAGACGGTATTGTTTATGTACTGCCTGGCGATATGGGTTTACTTGATGATGAATCGATGAAAAAATTTAGAAATGATTTTATCTCATCTAAAAAAGATATGATGGTGCTTACAGGAATTTATGCTGGTGATCCAATGCAGAATTCTTACGGAAGGATTATCAGAACAAAAGATATAAACGGCGATGGAAATGTTGTTCGTATTATGGAGTTTAAAGATATACTTGCTTTGCCTGATGATAAACCTTACGAGGTAACTTATCGCAGCAAAAAATATTCTTATACTAAAAAAGAATTGATTGAAACGAACGAATTCAACTCGGGTGTTTATGCCTTTGATTATAAAAAACTTGTTGAATTGATAAATAAAATTTCCAGCAACAATGCACAAAATGAAATTTACATTACAGATTTGATTGAACTATTCAATCAAAAAGGCTATACAGTTGGTGCTGTAAGTCCTAAAGAACAATATGTTGTAATGGGATTTAATGATAAATCTGTGCTAAAGGAAATGGATGAAATTGCACGAAGAAATGTTTATGAAAAATTGAAAAACATAATTCAGATTGATGATCCGGATGATTTTTTTATTCACGATTCTGTTGTAAATGATTTGTTAGAAATGGACAAAAAAGGAATTCCGCTTGATATTAAAATTGATAAAGGTGCTTATGTTGGTGATGGAGTAAAGCTTAATTATAATGTTGAAATTGGCAGAGCAGCTTATATTAAAGGCAATGTTGTTTTCGGTAAGAATATAAAGATATGGCGTATTGTTCACTTATCAACTTTCCCAAATCAGACTTTAACAATTGAAGACAATGTAAAAATACTCTGGGGCGATATTATTAAAGGAAACATTGTAATTGGAGAAAACTCAACAATTGAATCAAGTGTTAATATGACAGGCAGTGATGAATTTCCGTTACGTATAGGAAAAAATGTTTTAATAAAAGGATCAAGTTATTTGTTCGGTTCGATTGTAGAAGATGGTGTTTCTATCGAACACAGTGTTCTTATAAAGAAAAAAGTTAAAGCAGAAAAAGATAAAAACGGAAATATAAAACCGGTTAGATTTTACATCCCTGAAACAGAGGGCAAGGAATTGTTGAGTGATGTTTAG
- a CDS encoding O-antigen ligase family protein codes for MIKDNKPFVKIINRLIIVFLIIFLLSISNSIFINQIGYYGVLLLLLAKYWLTRENPFSKSGLELPLIWYMLSELISLLLSPYKEEALQGLMKRYFLIPMIYTTVASISNFSEAKRVFKIYIGGTLVTIMIYLYYSFHHYISNLYSITESGPSVFQYPITASEILTFTVIFLFAFFINEKTSVKNKILLFAGFALSLLALFSTYKRTGWMGAAAGILIILILKKQWKIIIPGLVLIFIFFLTLKNVSEVNVYELSNNNPVLERTISTEGKAYDVYPLNDKIIISDYNEGLEIYKDSTLHKKVDLPGAVIKFSKWQDNYYLAYLIDTRFLLLENKNDGLSIVSEFISPGMTYDYAVLNNNLFVVDKDSGLTVFTNPQNPAEKFQYHQFSGFTNIYVDSNHIALKKDQGGFEIYELLENHYPGKILFSDSSKLKYFYYSYPYIFTSTLTDFKVYRIDSTNYKLLNNFDAITNVQKIVKADDKFFVLSLDANVYIVEHKQPDNFELINKINLGYIPQGISADNNKLYLTHLDSKRSRLLSIIDPYHPSNLGRLALWSAGFKMFLDRPIFGLGDIDLAKYFKIYKKPYQKEIQGHLHNNFIHILATLGLFGLSAVCFLFYKIILIDLKIYFAVKTEPFIASYSLGAFAAFIGFLVSGLTELNFWDHEITTLIWFTFGLNLALLKSVKPENDII; via the coding sequence ATGATTAAAGATAACAAACCATTTGTAAAAATTATAAACAGACTGATCATTGTATTTTTAATTATTTTCCTTTTAAGTATAAGCAATTCAATTTTTATTAATCAGATAGGATATTACGGTGTTTTACTTTTACTGCTTGCAAAGTATTGGTTAACAAGAGAAAATCCATTTAGTAAATCAGGACTCGAATTACCGCTGATCTGGTATATGCTTTCGGAACTCATTTCTCTTCTTTTATCTCCCTACAAAGAAGAAGCCTTACAAGGTTTGATGAAAAGATATTTTCTTATCCCGATGATTTATACTACAGTTGCTTCTATTAGTAATTTTAGCGAAGCGAAAAGAGTTTTTAAAATATATATTGGCGGTACACTGGTAACAATAATGATTTATCTGTATTACTCTTTTCATCATTATATTTCAAATCTTTACAGTATAACAGAATCTGGTCCTTCTGTATTTCAATATCCTATAACAGCAAGTGAGATACTAACCTTTACGGTTATCTTCTTATTTGCCTTTTTTATCAACGAAAAAACTTCAGTTAAAAACAAGATACTATTATTTGCAGGATTTGCACTTTCATTGCTTGCATTGTTTTCAACATATAAGCGTACCGGCTGGATGGGAGCTGCAGCAGGTATATTGATAATCCTGATTCTTAAAAAACAATGGAAGATAATTATTCCCGGATTGGTTTTAATCTTTATATTCTTTCTGACACTAAAGAATGTTAGTGAGGTTAATGTTTATGAGTTATCAAATAATAATCCGGTACTGGAAAGAACTATTTCTACAGAAGGGAAAGCTTATGATGTTTATCCTCTTAATGATAAGATTATAATCAGCGACTATAATGAAGGACTGGAAATTTATAAAGACTCCACACTTCATAAAAAAGTTGATTTGCCCGGTGCTGTAATTAAATTTTCCAAATGGCAGGATAATTATTATCTGGCTTATCTGATTGATACCAGGTTTTTATTGCTTGAAAATAAAAACGACGGGCTGAGCATTGTTAGTGAATTTATTTCACCCGGAATGACTTACGATTATGCTGTGTTAAATAACAATCTGTTTGTTGTTGATAAAGATAGCGGCTTAACTGTTTTTACTAATCCTCAAAACCCGGCAGAGAAATTCCAATATCACCAGTTCTCAGGATTTACAAATATTTATGTGGATTCAAATCATATCGCACTTAAAAAAGATCAGGGTGGATTTGAAATTTATGAACTGTTAGAAAATCATTACCCCGGCAAAATATTATTTTCAGATTCAAGTAAGCTAAAGTACTTCTACTATTCATACCCATATATTTTTACATCAACACTAACTGACTTTAAAGTTTATAGGATAGATTCAACAAACTATAAGCTTCTCAATAACTTTGATGCAATAACAAATGTTCAAAAAATAGTTAAAGCAGACGATAAGTTTTTTGTCTTATCGCTTGATGCAAATGTGTATATTGTTGAACATAAACAGCCGGATAACTTTGAGCTTATTAATAAGATAAATTTAGGATACATTCCGCAAGGGATAAGCGCAGATAACAATAAACTTTATTTAACACACTTAGATAGCAAGCGCAGCCGTCTGCTGAGCATAATTGATCCATATCATCCCTCAAATTTGGGAAGACTTGCTTTGTGGTCTGCAGGTTTCAAAATGTTCTTAGACCGCCCGATTTTTGGTCTTGGTGATATTGATCTTGCAAAATATTTTAAGATTTATAAAAAGCCTTATCAAAAAGAAATCCAGGGGCATCTGCATAATAATTTTATACACATACTGGCTACACTTGGATTATTTGGATTATCGGCGGTTTGCTTTTTATTCTATAAAATAATTTTAATCGACTTAAAAATATATTTTGCAGTTAAAACAGAACCTTTTATTGCCTCATATTCATTAGGCGCTTTTGCTGCATTTATTGGATTTTTAGTTTCAGGATTAACCGAGCTAAACTTTTGGGATCACGAGATAACCACCTTAATCTGGTTTACTTTTGGTTTAAACCTTGCTCTGCTTAAATCCGTTAAACCTGAAAATGATATTATCTGA
- a CDS encoding ABC transporter ATP-binding protein, whose product MNSYYRILSYTKPYWKHIGLTFVFTILFAILNGISVYLTIPLLDTLFQDSASAQNISQTSPITSSSSFLPDWILSIKDNIVNTFNTFILTGDKIEILIKICSIILVAFLLKNFFSYMQSYFMAFVEFASMKDLRDDAYKHLHKLPIGYFKSERVGNLISRFTNDVNIVQSSISATFSNLIKEPLTIIVFLAITISISWQLSLFAFIIVPAASLIIAWIGNRLKKLTIVLQTKLAEITSILQETISGVKIVKAFGMEEFENERFKKETKNYFKMVLRTVRTRNLSSPITEILSIIIGVIIIYYGGLLVLVDKSLNASQFLGFLFAIFQMMPPIKELGSVNNRIQEASAAADRIFEIIDTEPHIKNSPDAVDLIQFKDRIVFDNVSFRYSDGEVNVLDDVSFKVKRGEIIALVGPSGGGKSTLADLIPRFYDPTAGIISIDGVNIKQLTVESLRAKMGIVTQETFLFNTTVAENIAYGLIDYPMEKIIDAAKTANAHNFISEMPKGYETIIGERGVKLSGGQRQRLTIARALLKDPSIMIFDEATSALDNESEILVQEAIERLMLNRTTFVIAHRLSTIRNATTILVLDRGRIIQRGTHEELISEEKGLYKKLFEMQFRDNND is encoded by the coding sequence TTGAATTCATACTACAGAATATTATCTTATACAAAACCCTACTGGAAACATATCGGACTAACCTTTGTGTTTACAATATTATTTGCGATACTAAACGGCATTTCAGTTTATCTGACTATTCCTTTATTAGATACATTATTTCAGGACTCAGCATCAGCTCAAAATATTAGTCAGACAAGTCCAATAACATCTTCAAGCAGTTTCTTACCCGATTGGATATTGTCAATTAAAGATAACATTGTCAATACATTCAATACCTTTATACTAACCGGAGATAAAATTGAAATTTTGATTAAGATATGCTCTATAATTCTTGTTGCTTTTCTGTTAAAAAATTTCTTTTCTTACATGCAAAGTTACTTTATGGCTTTTGTTGAATTTGCATCAATGAAAGATCTGAGAGATGACGCCTATAAGCATTTGCACAAACTGCCAATTGGATATTTTAAGTCTGAAAGAGTCGGTAATCTTATATCAAGATTTACAAATGATGTAAATATAGTGCAATCGAGTATTTCTGCAACATTTTCAAATCTAATAAAAGAACCTCTTACAATAATTGTTTTTCTTGCTATCACAATTAGTATAAGCTGGCAGCTTTCTTTATTTGCATTTATTATCGTACCGGCTGCTAGCCTGATAATCGCCTGGATTGGCAACAGATTAAAAAAACTTACCATAGTTCTTCAAACCAAGCTTGCAGAAATCACAAGCATTTTGCAGGAAACAATTTCCGGAGTAAAAATAGTTAAAGCATTTGGCATGGAAGAATTTGAAAACGAGAGATTTAAAAAAGAAACTAAAAATTATTTTAAAATGGTTCTAAGAACTGTAAGAACCAGAAATTTATCTTCACCTATAACCGAGATACTAAGTATAATCATTGGAGTAATTATCATTTACTACGGCGGATTACTTGTGCTTGTTGATAAAAGTTTAAACGCAAGTCAATTCCTCGGTTTTCTGTTTGCAATATTTCAGATGATGCCGCCAATTAAAGAACTTGGCAGTGTTAATAACAGAATTCAAGAAGCGAGTGCAGCTGCAGATAGAATTTTTGAAATCATTGATACTGAGCCGCATATTAAAAACTCTCCTGATGCTGTTGATCTTATACAGTTTAAGGATAGAATAGTATTTGACAATGTTTCATTCAGGTATTCTGATGGCGAGGTTAATGTTTTGGATGATGTCAGTTTTAAAGTTAAACGTGGAGAAATAATTGCTCTTGTTGGTCCAAGCGGAGGCGGTAAATCTACTTTAGCAGATCTTATTCCAAGATTTTATGACCCTACTGCCGGCATCATATCAATTGATGGAGTTAATATCAAGCAGCTGACAGTTGAATCACTTCGTGCAAAAATGGGAATTGTTACACAAGAAACATTTTTATTTAATACTACCGTTGCTGAAAATATTGCTTATGGATTAATTGATTATCCAATGGAAAAAATTATTGATGCAGCGAAGACTGCTAATGCACACAACTTTATATCCGAAATGCCTAAAGGTTATGAAACAATAATTGGTGAAAGAGGAGTTAAACTTTCAGGCGGACAGAGACAAAGACTGACAATTGCACGCGCTTTATTAAAAGATCCATCTATTATGATTTTTGATGAAGCAACCTCTGCACTTGATAATGAATCGGAGATACTTGTGCAAGAAGCCATTGAAAGATTGATGCTAAACAGAACCACATTTGTTATTGCACATAGATTAAGTACAATCAGAAATGCAACTACTATTTTAGTGCTTGATAGAGGAAGAATTATTCAAAGAGGTACTCACGAAGAATTAATTTCCGAAGAAAAAGGGTTGTACAAAAAACTTTTTGAAATGCAGTTCAGGGATAATAATGATTAA
- the xerD gene encoding site-specific tyrosine recombinase XerD, whose product METFIKEYLAYLKLEKNLSDNTINSYKNDLEAFKDFLNNKGVDDPDDITSAHLNDFFKLLNELGLVGSSAARYFSSLKGFFLYLILNKYILKNPVEKVSAPKVSKKLPGVLDVSEVEKILSMPDISSKLGLRDKAILELFYACGTRVSELINLKVNDLFLNDDVIRVLGKGSKERLIPIGSSAVRWVKEYLSKARPLLMKKIKSENYLFLNSRSTKLSRMGVWKIIERYVKEADIKKDVHPHTFRHSFATHLLEGGADLRAVQEMLGHADISTTQIYTHIDRDYIKQIHKQYHPRG is encoded by the coding sequence ATGGAGACCTTTATTAAAGAATATTTAGCTTATCTTAAATTAGAAAAAAATCTATCCGATAATACTATCAACTCTTATAAAAATGATCTTGAAGCATTTAAAGATTTTCTTAACAATAAGGGCGTTGATGATCCTGACGATATAACATCAGCGCATCTAAATGACTTCTTCAAACTGTTAAATGAACTTGGATTAGTTGGCTCATCGGCTGCGAGATATTTCTCATCTTTGAAAGGCTTTTTTCTGTATCTGATTTTAAATAAATACATTTTAAAAAATCCTGTTGAAAAAGTATCTGCACCAAAAGTTTCAAAAAAACTTCCCGGAGTTCTGGATGTTTCGGAAGTTGAGAAAATACTTTCGATGCCCGATATTAGCAGTAAATTAGGTTTGCGTGATAAAGCTATTTTGGAATTGTTTTATGCCTGCGGAACTAGAGTATCTGAATTGATAAACTTAAAAGTAAACGATCTTTTTCTTAATGACGACGTAATAAGAGTTTTAGGCAAAGGCTCAAAAGAAAGACTTATCCCAATCGGATCAAGTGCCGTCAGATGGGTGAAGGAATACTTATCTAAAGCTAGACCTTTGCTGATGAAAAAAATAAAAAGCGAAAACTATCTCTTCTTAAATTCAAGAAGCACAAAACTTTCCAGAATGGGAGTTTGGAAAATTATTGAGCGATATGTTAAAGAAGCTGATATAAAAAAGGATGTTCATCCGCATACATTCAGACATTCATTTGCAACACATTTGTTGGAAGGCGGAGCAGATTTGCGCGCTGTACAGGAAATGCTTGGACACGCAGATATTTCTACTACTCAGATTTACACACATATTGACAGGGATTACATCAAACAAATTCATAAACAATATCACCCGAGGGGATAG
- a CDS encoding HDIG domain-containing protein: protein MSSTKELTKPTGLKRKLIIGIITVILIVMMFPKGESIEFEVSEGAIWTNEDLIAPFSFPIIKERQEYLNEVALSEKSVYPVFNSYPEKRNDSLKIFAAYIIDVIDDNLTKDQQSYVNPTFLSTNAFIQLLNLRRVQKKSQHSAVNSLERMFKQTDLITEAISKKGILSIDSKQKFKDSIAVRVGNVDRIEPVSKFYFYDQAKTEARNKIIELRYSDEVTVALVEFILHFIKPNLVYNEDATKLETEQARDNVSKYSGIVNENERIIAKHDRITPQAKLKIESYKEAKGETIGQEKIFLQLIGKFLHISFFITILTIYLFLFRKKIFYDNTKIVLISIIIVFVSFVTYLINHITVKAPIQYLIFVPAASMIFTIVFDSRVGFYLTVILSLIIGALRGNDYTFMAMNFIAGGLSVYTVRDIKNRTQIFRSFLFILIGYSASIIAFGLERFAPIDTMLVELAFAASNALISPVLTFGLLIFFERLFNITTDLTLLEYSNFDRPLLRELARKAPGTFNHSMTMGTIAEAAAEQIDANALLARVGAYYHDIGKTISPLGFVENQMNNQNVHENLPPEESAAMIIRHVNEGIELAKLNKLPDVLIDFIPMHHGTTVSNYFYEKAKKLYGEDKVDINDYRYPGPKPNSKETAIVMLADSCESAVRSIVDPDTQKVENIINSIFNSRLKEGQLDEAPITFRDITKMKEAFLSILLSQHHKRIKYPKQEEVEKGIDSDKDK, encoded by the coding sequence ATGAGCAGCACAAAAGAATTAACTAAACCAACAGGTTTGAAAAGAAAATTAATAATCGGGATTATTACAGTTATCCTGATTGTGATGATGTTTCCTAAAGGTGAATCAATAGAGTTTGAGGTAAGTGAAGGAGCAATCTGGACAAATGAAGACCTTATTGCACCGTTTAGTTTCCCAATAATTAAAGAGAGACAGGAGTATTTAAATGAAGTAGCACTTTCTGAAAAATCTGTTTATCCTGTGTTTAATAGCTATCCCGAAAAAAGAAATGATTCATTAAAGATATTTGCTGCATATATTATAGATGTAATTGATGATAATCTAACTAAAGATCAGCAATCCTATGTTAATCCTACTTTTTTAAGTACAAACGCATTTATACAATTACTAAACCTCAGAAGAGTTCAAAAAAAATCGCAGCATTCGGCAGTTAATAGTTTAGAGAGAATGTTTAAACAGACAGATTTAATTACAGAAGCTATCAGTAAAAAAGGAATACTAAGCATTGATAGTAAGCAAAAATTTAAAGATAGCATAGCTGTTAGAGTTGGTAATGTTGATAGAATTGAACCAGTCAGTAAATTTTACTTTTATGATCAGGCAAAGACAGAAGCCAGAAATAAAATAATCGAGTTAAGATATTCTGATGAAGTTACGGTAGCGCTTGTTGAGTTTATCCTGCATTTTATAAAACCGAATTTAGTTTATAACGAAGATGCAACAAAACTTGAAACTGAACAGGCAAGAGACAATGTTTCAAAGTATTCTGGAATAGTAAATGAGAATGAGAGAATTATAGCCAAGCACGATAGGATAACTCCGCAGGCAAAACTTAAAATTGAATCATATAAAGAAGCTAAAGGAGAAACCATTGGACAGGAGAAGATATTTTTGCAACTTATCGGCAAGTTCTTACACATATCATTTTTTATTACTATTCTTACAATATATCTGTTTCTGTTCAGAAAGAAGATATTTTATGATAACACCAAAATCGTGTTGATATCAATAATAATAGTGTTTGTTTCATTTGTTACGTATTTAATTAATCATATAACAGTAAAAGCTCCTATTCAGTATTTGATTTTTGTTCCAGCTGCTTCAATGATTTTTACAATTGTCTTTGATTCCCGTGTTGGTTTTTATCTTACCGTAATTCTATCTTTAATTATTGGTGCATTACGCGGCAATGATTATACATTTATGGCAATGAATTTTATTGCAGGTGGATTATCAGTTTATACCGTAAGGGATATAAAAAACAGAACACAAATATTCAGATCTTTTCTTTTTATCCTTATCGGTTACAGCGCATCAATTATAGCTTTTGGATTAGAAAGGTTTGCACCAATTGATACAATGCTTGTTGAATTAGCGTTTGCAGCATCAAACGCTTTGATAAGTCCGGTCTTAACTTTTGGTCTGCTTATCTTTTTTGAAAGATTATTTAACATCACAACAGATTTAACATTGTTGGAATACTCTAACTTTGACAGACCTTTATTGCGGGAGTTAGCAAGAAAAGCACCCGGAACTTTTAATCATTCAATGACGATGGGAACTATTGCTGAAGCAGCTGCAGAACAAATTGATGCAAATGCATTGTTGGCAAGAGTTGGAGCATATTATCACGATATAGGGAAAACTATATCTCCCCTGGGTTTTGTGGAAAACCAAATGAATAATCAGAATGTGCATGAAAACCTTCCGCCCGAAGAAAGTGCTGCAATGATAATAAGACATGTTAACGAAGGAATTGAACTTGCTAAACTAAACAAACTTCCTGATGTGTTGATTGATTTTATACCTATGCATCATGGTACAACTGTAAGTAATTATTTCTATGAAAAAGCCAAGAAGCTTTATGGTGAAGATAAAGTTGATATTAATGACTACAGATATCCCGGACCAAAGCCAAATTCCAAAGAAACAGCAATAGTTATGCTTGCTGATAGCTGTGAATCTGCAGTAAGATCTATTGTTGATCCTGATACACAGAAAGTTGAAAATATAATTAATAGTATTTTTAACTCAAGATTAAAAGAAGGTCAGCTGGATGAGGCGCCAATAACCTTCAGGGATATTACAAAAATGAAAGAAGCTTTCCTTTCTATTCTGCTAAGTCAGCATCACAAAAGAATAAAATATCCAAAGCAGGAAGAAGTTGAAAAAGGAATAGATAGTGATAAAGATAAGTAA